From a single Manis javanica isolate MJ-LG chromosome Y, MJ_LKY, whole genome shotgun sequence genomic region:
- the LOC140847568 gene encoding testis-specific Y-encoded protein 2-like: protein MGDVIVLEVAVDDREQEGEAVYLDVELVPLDNEGDRDQEFREDGQQGEAEGGLAYVQMEEDPEQDEGQLEEGPGQGRQQWQPGEQEEDRPEEEPKHEGPGPALELMPAVAPLDALRTLQLELEVQNEQAARAFRRLRLKMCQRRKSQLEVRSTIIRSIPAFWAKAIQNHPHLSPLMGHWDKAILGFMSNLEVKESRRLGDCCKIVLFFDKNPYFYNEQIVKEYVVGVTRYRAYDSTPVRWTHHYECKAHRLRHQNGGLNFFNWLSVHSFAGSGRIAEVISEDLWPNPLPYYLRSKAAEERSDGRSEVPLLEGSFAEEEASSL, encoded by the exons ATGGGAGACGTAATTGTGCTGGAGGTCGCGGTGGACGACAGGGAGCAGGAAGGTGAGGCAGTGTATCTGGACGTGGAGCTGGTGCCCTTGGACAATGAGGGGGACAGGGACCAGGAGTTCAGGGAGGATGGGCAGCAGGGCGAGGCTGAGGGAGGCTTGGCATATGTGCAGATGGAGGAGGATCCAGAGCAGGACGAGGGGCAGCTCGAGGAAGGGCCGGGCCAGGGGCGGCAGCAGTGGCAGcctggggagcaggaggaggacAGGCCGGAGGAGGAGCCGAAGCATGAAGGGCCAGGGCCTGCCCTGGAGCTGATGCCGGCCGTGGCCCCACTGGACGCGCTGCGGACCCTTCAGTTAGAGCTGGAGGTGCAGAATGAGCAGGCCGCCAGGGCCTTCCGTCGGCTCAGGCTCAAGATGTGTCAGAGGCGCAAGTCCCAGTTAGAAGTGAGGAGCACCATTATCCGGAGCATCCCTGCCTTCTGGGCTAAGGCC ATTCAGAATCATCCCCACTTGTCACCCCTGATGGGACACTGGGACAAAGCCATACTTGGCTTCATGAGCAACCTGGAG GTGAAGGAATCCAGGCGCCTGGGCGATTGCTGCAAGATCGTGCTATTCTTCGACAAAAACCCCTACTTCTACAATGAACAGATTGTTAAGGAGTACGTCGTCGGTGTCACCA GATACAGGGCGTATGACTCTACCCCAGTTCGGTGGACGCATCATTATGAGTGTAAGGCCCACAGGCTCAGGCACCAGAACGGTGGCCTTAACTTCTTCAACTGGCTGTCAGTCCACAGCTTTGCCGGGTCTGGCCGGATTGCAGAG GTCATCAGCGAGGACCTGTGGCCCAATCCCCTGCCGTACTACCTGAGAAGCAAGGCTGCAGAGGAAAGAAGTGACGGGAGGTCAG AGGTGCCTCTCCTGGAAGGATCATTCGCTGAGGAAGAAGCCTCATCCCTGTGA